A window of Oryza glaberrima chromosome 2, OglaRS2, whole genome shotgun sequence genomic DNA:
CTaatagtcattcctcgtaaacaagcaattCATTGATATTTACgtttctcaatgcccatgtagtcaatcatgtgtggaagaatggagagtcatgcattaaatccgagaaagtcattaaaatGATACGTTGTTGAAGTGAAATAtgcttatcaaaaataaaatttttagatttggaaatatgactatctaaaatagatggagggagtaccatttaAAGGAAGATTAATTGGGTTCACTCGTTTTCAAAGGCCTACATCAAACTTTACATAAAGTGAGAGAAATGCCCTATATCTCAGTAACCAGAATCTTCCAAGTACAAAACCGAACTAGtacaaagaaaggaaaagaatttGCACAATTTCTGGCCAAACAATCCAGCACAGGCGCGAGTGACTCCGATCCGCACGTGTACTACTTGCTTTGCTGCTTGCAAATCTTCTACGACTACTAAACGTACCATGATAGTACATCCAAAGCGATCGAAACCGGAAACCTCCTCTCACGAGTCAAAAACAAGTTAACATCACGCTTGGAAACCGGGCACCCGAGCCATCTAGCAGTACACAAGTGTACCACTCAAGAGTACTACCGTTCCATGCATCCATCCGGCCAAAACGCCAAAGCGCGCAGTAGAAAaccagcagaaaaaaaaaaaatcctcgcGAAAGTTGCCGTACGCACAGGGATGACTGACACGGCCGCTCTCCCCGTCGTTGCCACCTCCATGTCCCCTAGCAGACTAACCGGAGATGCCCCCGCCGATGTGAAACCGATCGGCAGCGTCCCGTACGCCGTAGCTTTCCGCGCGACGGAGGCCTCTACACGTTCGCCTTCGCACGCGTGCGCGCGGGGCCGTCGATGGATGGAGCGAGCTAAGAATCGAAGAATCGATGACACGGCCGCCGGTGTACGCTCCGGCCCTCCTTCGATCGGTTTCTTCCTGCCGACCTTCCACTTCCAACCAAGGCGTCGCCATCGGCAGTTTGGGTAGATATTGACGTGGGATTGTAGTGGTGCAGTGCAAGGGGTGTCCTTTGCTGGCGTTACTGCGTTTTGCTCGTTCGAGTGCGTACATTCTGATTTCTGCATCCTCTGGCTCTGTCCCGGGATTTGGACGTACGGCCTACGGCGCGTGTACGATTGGATGGACCGGGTGACGGGGTGAGTGAGGCAGCTTAACCAAATCGAACTCCACAAGTCACTGATGAATAATGCTGAGGAGCTGCACGGTCGTGGGAAAGTCTTCCAGCGAATTAAGGACGTCCTGGTTGAGAGGCGGTATCCAAATCAACTACTACACTAATAACTAGCTGCCTTCGTTTGCATTTTGCACGAGTTTGAGAGCGAGCAGCGGGGCCAGATCCGCATCTCGCGCTTTATTCGTTTCTATTTGACCGGCGAAATGTTACTTTGGACTTGTGGAGGATTAATATATAGAGGTGTTACCTAAAAGTTTCAGTTTGCAATTTGCCAGTAGTGTGCATGTTTAAGAAAATTATCTACGGGGGAGCTTTCCAAATTTTATCTCAGGGTTGCATGGTAAAAAAGGTTATCCATGGGGGAACTTTCATACTGTTTGCTCCCAAATGCTTTGATGACATGGATCCATCAGTACTTTTACGGTTACTAGTAGTACATTTCTTTAAGGAAAGATTATCGCCTCTTTCCCCCTTGCTCGCTTTGTCGACGCACTTGCCTACATCAACAGCACCGCTTTTTGACAGATATGACTGCGAAATATGATCTTCTACCGATTTGCTAGTAATGTACTCCTACGTAGTACGTAACATTGGATGCAAAACCATTGGTACAAGATTATCAAACGGAGGGAATTAAACGGACGAACTGTGTGTATCACATGGAAGAGCTCGTGAACAGAACACGTTGTAGCACTGTACGGTACCCGTCAGAGAAACCGTAACCGAGTAACCGACCACGCTCGGGAGGTCGCCAGTGGCCACATGACCGCAGGTCCGCAGCCGTCACACGAACCAATCATGCATAGATAGAAGGCCAAATGGACAAGCAGACACCAAAACCAGGCTAGAAACGAGAGCGAGCCTCGCGCACATGAAACCCCTCCGTTTTCTCGGCCTCGCACGGGGAAACGACCCGTACGCGCGCCACGCCGTGTCTGCTGCTCGTCTCCTATAAAACAACCCGTTGTCACGCTCGCCTTGCCATTACAACGTCGCTAGCTTCTTCCGCTCGTTTAGAaaacgccaccaccaccaaagtCAGGCACCCCCGCCGAGAGAGTTAGCTAGCTGCGCGCATGCAGGCGAGGCGGCACAGAGGATTCCGGCTAGGCCGGAAGCTGCTCGGGCTCTGGCGATGGGCGCtctgccaccggcggcggcggcgcggccgcggctaCCTCCGCCTGCAGCCGTGCCCGGGAGCTGCAGGCGGCCGCTCCCCTCTGCTGGCCGCCGGGAGCGTCAagaagcagccgccgccgcagcagcagcagatcgtCGTGCATCAGCGTGGTGGGGAGAAGGCGGTGCTCAAGTGGGGGCGGTCGCTGGCGCGGCGGATGAGgctcctgcggcggcggggatccGAGCGGCTCCTGGAGGAATCCCCCGGGGAGGCGACGACGCCCAAGGGGCAGGTGGCGGTGtacgtgggcggcggcgagcccggGGAGTCGATGAGGTACGTGGTGCCGGTGGTCTACTTCAACCACCCGCTGTTCGGCGAGCTGCTCcgcgaggccgaggaggagttCGGGTTCGCGCACCCGGGCGGCATCACCatcccctgcgccgccgcgcggttcgagcgcgcggccgccgtggccgccgcgggcggcggcgggaggaaggtgCCCACCTGGTGGTAGCACGTGGCCAGGCCGCGGCCGgtgtacatacatacacacgTGTCATGTGTGCTCGATCGAGTAGGACTCAAACGTGTAtgtgtattcttttttttttgttttgtttttttacttcttCTTGTTCCTCCCCTTTCTCTGTGGATGCGCATCCATCTCTGCATGCGATGTGAGGAGGCCTAGTTAGATTTACAGACGGAGGATGCTACTACTAGAGTAATACTATAATTCTTTTTGACTCGATCAACGTGTTCGCATCTTTGCAATTAGGACTGTGTTTAattccacgttaaaattgaaagtttgaagaaattaaaacgatgtgacggaaaagttgagagtttgtGTGGATAGGaaaatttgatgtgacggaaaagttgaaagtttgaagaaaaaaaagttagaatctaaacagggtctagaCGACCATGTTGGAGAATGAATGATAAAACGTGAACGTCCAGTGAGATCGATCCTGTTCATGATCTTCTTTAATTTGCTCCTCCGCACGAGCgacgaattatatgtttttttttgagaggacaAATTATATGTTCTTGTACTCCATAGGAGTAGTGTTGCTCCAGTACGTGCAGGAATTGATTAAGCTGTGGAGTTCTAACGATCTGCTACTTCCTGCCGGCTTCCTGACCTCCAGTATCGCTGAAGCGTGTGCAGTGGTGAAGTACTTGCGTAGTCCGTACAAACTGGTCAGTTTGGCGATGCAGCAAGCAACTTCCACGCAAGTGGCCCGGGCTGTACTGTTAAGCCTTCCGAAGAGATGCTTGCATAGGCCCTGTTTGAAACAAAGAATGGACAACACAGGAACATGAAAATATACAGGAATAAAATATAAGGCtcttttgaaacaaatgattttaGAGGAATTTAATCCTACGAAAAAATTTCCTATGTGATCATTTGGGTCAAACAAATAGCTATCCAAAAATTCTGTGAAATTGCTTTGGATTGGCTCAAAACATATAAATTTGGAAGAATTCTAACATGAGCTTCAACCTCTGgggaaaaataaaatccattGTGTCAGTctctcttttcaattttttatgttttttccgCGCTCCATCGTAATTTCTATAGGTTTCCCACATTTTTTTCAATCTATAGGATTTGAGGTGTTATGGCACTGCTATCCTGTATTTTTCATGCAATTGTGTTTTGAGAATATTGTGTTTCCGAAGGAGCCCTTAATTTGTGTAAGGTAAAAAACTTAGGAATTCAAGTACATGAATAGTGAAAATTTTGTGTTGTTTGGATcacatggaaaaaaatatacgaGAGAGACATACAAAGCcatgaatggaaaaaaaaaaacagagaggaggaggaggagaatttCCTTTGGCTCACAGAGTCACACTGAATGCTTTTCTTTCCTATGGAAGTGGAGGATTTGCTACCTTTATATACAAAGGAATTCAACAACATATTTCCTTTGTCCCAAACAGGTCTATAGGGAAAAATTCCAAAGCAATGCAAGCCTCCAAAACTCCTTCAAAAATACCTTGTTCCAAGCAGGTACTGTAGCTGAAGCCGGGAACAGAGTGCAGCTTGTCTGCCGTTGCAGCGGCTCCGGGGTCGTGGTCActgcacctgcacctgcaccCCAATTTGAGCACATCGCGTAGAGTAAAACTCGTTTATTCGCTTGAGACATGAGAAGGTGTTTGGTATCTGTACTTCTCCATGGCACCTATCATCAAGTGAGAGTTCAGAAAGATTTTAGTGCTAATTTGTAATTTGAGATTAATTGGCCATCTAATCATCATCTGCTGAAGTTGTTCGGGATTTTGGACATGATGAGCCATCCTATAACATCAGGGCTCATCTTCTCATTGAGCTTGGAACTTGATTTTTAGAGAAAAGTTCAGAAACCCAGCTTTTAATTGAAAGCCGCATAGCTTGGAACTTAATACCATGAACGTAAGAAGTTTCTCGTCTACTTGTGTTGAGCTAGACGCCCATGGCTCGTACAATGATACAAATGATGGAGATGTAGTGGACTATGAGGGACAATCATGCACGATATACAGTATGTTGCTGTCCATTCTGAATCCCAGCCCCAATCTGACTTCCTGTGCTCGCGCTATTTTTGCACGACGGCGTTACGCAATCGAGACGGGCCCGGGGACGTGTGGGCACCCGGCACACAAAAAGATCTTACTGATGAACATCTGAATGATTGGCCTCTCCGAATTAATTGCTGAAACTATGGTGAAAGTTACAACAAAAGAATGAACGCGATTGACCTAGTAAAACTGATCAGAAAACTGGCGCAAAAACAGAGTAGAGGAGCTTCTGGCCAATTGAAGACGACGACTAGTGGGACACTGCGTTAATTATAACTAGTATGGTGACCCGCGCAGATTGCACGGCtaatatcattatattttctctcatataataacatatatgttttttaattatattattcaaatatattaaaatgacaacataattttatattttgcaataactttacaaaactactaatgtgtaatattcatattgtattttttatatgtgttagttattaattatttttaatatcaaattttagttatttgtaaattatacatattcctaaatggactctagactcgtcttttaatatttattttttttatttcgaattttctgtaaattgtatttctatatggactctatgctcttcttccaatattatttatttttatttctgaatttttattatttctaattgtatttctatgtgggctctaaactcatctttcaatattctttaatttttaatttcgaatttcagttacttctgaattgtattcctatattgactttaaactcttcttcccatgtttttcttaatttcaaattttagttatttataaattatatttttatacggactctaaactctacttttaattttattatatttattttaaattttagttagttttaaattcctatatggactctatattctacttctaatattccttattttttaattttgaatttctattattttcttaattgtatttctatatggactctatactctacttctaatattccttatttttaattccgaatttctattatttcctaattgtatttctatatggactctatactctacttctaatattccttatttttaattccgaatttctattatttcctaattgtatttctatatggactctatactccacttctaatatttcttatttttaattccgaatttcagttatttcctaattgtatttctatatggactctagtttcctcttctaatattccttattttttaattctgaatttcagctatttctaaattgtatttctatatggactctattttctctttttctccgattaatgtgagaatttctagaccatgagagcgaacgtggaggctcctttttctattcttttaataatataatagatagattgttaTGGCGATGATAACCCCATCCACTGGATAAACTTGTaagctactccatccattcccaaaatatttgacgccgttgattttttttaaaatgtttgaccattcgtcttatttaaaaaaattaagtaattattaattcttttcctatcttttgatttattgttaaatataattttatgtatacatatagttttacacattttacaaaagattttgaataaaacaaacggtcaaacatgtttaaaaaagtcaacggcgtcaaacatttagaggagggagtacttcctccgttttataatgtaagactttctagcattgttcacattcatatatttccctcgtttcataatataagtcattttagcattgtctatagatgttaataaatcagtatgacttatattatgaaatagagggagtacaatatACCTGTTATGGTGAGGCACAGAGGAAGTTCCTTGAAGAATCTGAGTACAGTCAGGACCTATCATAGTATCTTGTACCACTATCGGAAAATTTGGGAGGTAGTACGGAGTAGTATACTAGGACTATGAcatttttgtttcctttccAGAAGAAATTAgttaagtttctttttttttttttgaagggaaGTTAAGTTTCACACCAGTGAGCAGCTAACACACTGATGAAATGGGAGAAttatatagtatttatatactCAACGGATACATCAAGTTGGCCCATGAAGCAGACTTAACAACGGGAGTACATTATGTTATCTATCAACCGGGTCtgtatttctttcttctttttttaaagaagcctgtatttcttttttttttctttgcctgATGAATAAGAATCAACAAGAAAAACAAGCACCATGGCCCATGGGATATCACCTCTACCTTTTCTACTCTTTAATTGCAACAACGATAGGGGAAGACAAATAATAACCAGGTGACGTTAATTTTTTCTTCACGAACATAAAAAAGGATTACACGTAGttctataaaaataaagtagTAACATGTTATACAGCGTGACAGTAAGAAGCCATCGCAGCGAGGATGtcaaactaatatatatattcaatgaaCTTTTGTGAGAGTTCCAATCCCAATCCTGCGTATCTAGACATCGACTAGTTCAGTACATGGAACAAACAGAACTTCTGTTCAATCTATATAGTATAGAAATCgatttgtgggacccactagaaCCCACACGTAAAGAAAATCTCAGCCTCTCCCGCGTCTTCCTCTCTCACGCTCACCCCTAACGTTTCTTTATTCGGTTGTATGCGACTCCTATCTGGAACTCGATTTTTTCACTGACACACATGATTCGACTCCCAAAGTGTATTTGGTTTGGCCTTTTCATGCTAGGTTAGATATAATCCTCACGTTGGATGTGCTCTTAGACGCATCTGGCTAGGAGGTTCCCCTGAAAACATCAAACAGGAAAAACTATGGAAGCAGGGGAATTCTGAGAGAGAAAACGACAGACAACTGCTCTTGTGCAGTACTCCCTTCTGCTATTGCGAGCCGAAGAATCCGTAGTTCTCTCTTCTTGTAAGGGTACATCATGACAGAAGAGAATGGTGCATAGTTGCTTGAAGGGGACAGGGTCATTGTCCAATGTCCACACCAGGATTGTTCAGATTCTGAGAACAAAGGTCACACGTAATCCCAATCCCGTCTTGGGCCAGCATACATAGGCCTCACGGAGCCCGCATTACCGTTCCGGCCCAACACGTATAGGCCGCACGGAGGTCGAGCTCCCGTTCCGGCCCAGTACGTACGGTGGCGCGTGGCTTTTGGTCGCCACGGTGTACAGGAATCTCTGGTGCGAGCAACGCCGCACCAACCGTCCGCGTCGTCCGAGATAAGTAGCTTCTAGACACGAGAGGGCGCGATCAAACCAAGCCAAACTAATTCTCGTATCTGCATGAGCTACACTGGTCAGTGGTCGCTGCACGCTCCCTGATCAGCTACGCCCATGCATCTGCTCAGCGGCTGCGTCGTCGCCACGGCCGTCGTGCTCGTCCTCATCAGCCTCGgcgccgcgccaccggcggccgTCGACGCGGCGACGGGCACGTTCATCTACGCGGGCTGCTCGCCGTCCAAGTACGAGCCCAACACCGCATTCCAGAGCAACCTCAACtcgctcctctcctccatcgcctCCACCGCGTCCTCGGGCGCCGCCTACAACAGCTtcaccgccggcggtggcgccgggccGGACCCGGCGGCCGGCACGGCCGCGTACGGGCTGTACCAGTGCCGCGGCGACCTGAGCCCCGGCGACTGCGTGGCGTGCGTGCGGCAGACGGTGGCGCGGCTGGGCGCCGTGTGCGCCAACGCGTACGCCGCGTCGCTGCAGGTGGACGGCTGCTACGTGCGGTACGACGCCGCGGACTTCATCGGCCGCGCCGACACCACCACGGCGTACCGCAAGTGCAGCTCCAGCACGAGCCGCGACGGCGCGTTCCTGAGCAGCCGCGACGGCGTCCTCGGGGagctgcaggcggcggccgggtaCAAGCTGAGCACCTCCGGCACGGTGCAGGGGGTGGCGCAGTGCCTCGGCGACGTCCCGGCGAACGACTGCACCGCCTGCCTGGCCGAGGCGGTGGGGCAGCTCAAGGGCGCGTGCGGcacggcgctcgccgccgacgtctaCCTGGCGCAGTGCTACGTCAGATACTGGGCAAATGGT
This region includes:
- the LOC127763997 gene encoding plasmodesmata-located protein 8-like; its protein translation is MHLLSGCVVATAVVLVLISLGAAPPAAVDAATGTFIYAGCSPSKYEPNTAFQSNLNSLLSSIASTASSGAAYNSFTAGGGAGPDPAAGTAAYGLYQCRGDLSPGDCVACVRQTVARLGAVCANAYAASLQVDGCYVRYDAADFIGRADTTTAYRKCSSSTSRDGAFLSSRDGVLGELQAAAGYKLSTSGTVQGVAQCLGDVPANDCTACLAEAVGQLKGACGTALAADVYLAQCYVRYWANGYYFRSNSDNSGDDVGRTVAIIIGILAGLALLVVFISFLRKAC
- the LOC127761835 gene encoding auxin-responsive protein SAUR36-like; protein product: MQARRHRGFRLGRKLLGLWRWALCHRRRRRGRGYLRLQPCPGAAGGRSPLLAAGSVKKQPPPQQQQIVVHQRGGEKAVLKWGRSLARRMRLLRRRGSERLLEESPGEATTPKGQVAVYVGGGEPGESMRYVVPVVYFNHPLFGELLREAEEEFGFAHPGGITIPCAAARFERAAAVAAAGGGGRKVPTWW